The Cannabis sativa cultivar Pink pepper isolate KNU-18-1 chromosome 8, ASM2916894v1, whole genome shotgun sequence genomic interval tttttcaaaaatttacagggatgatGTTGTAAGCAAAACGAACACCCCCacggaaaaaaataaaaaaaaaatattccgacatGTGTTTTCGGGCGTGGAGGTTGACTAAGAGGTTGTAAGAGGAGGTTGACGGTAGCACTCCTCATAatacattttgtttttgtttaataaaaaagtgttttatttattatttttgtgaagTGATTGCAACCTCTTCAAATCACAACATCTCATTGTTTAATTGAAGGGGCCAAATCATAAGCTGTTTTGTTATAGGTCAGCTATCAAAAAATGAACTGAGATACAAAATgattctaaatttgaaaattaagttagtttatgtcctcttttttaaaaaattaagaaaatggctaaatataaaaaaatagctaataaaaattataaaaatacatttattgcatattatatttttaaaaaattatataataattaaattaagttatataatttttttagtattacatattattataacaaaaacgaataaatatattagattattAAGTATATACAGCAGTATTTGATATATCGTATCACTGAAAAATAATATaacgtagtaataaaattatataccacaaaaaattataacaatattaaattaatactcaaaagatatatattatgtgaacaaaattatatataccactattgatatatgtatacataccaaaaaatttatatataataaaataaaaactaaatattttcttaaataaatgatatactatagacaacaaaaatgatataccatacaataaaatatatatacctacaataaaaaataaaataaaaaattataatattattataaaaaattatgctAAGATAAAGTTGGATTTTCTCTCTAGCTCATGGTTCTCGCAGCTACCTCAGATGGCGCCATGGTAAAAACGAGATCGAAGGTTCAAGGGAGGCAACCAACAACTATGAAGACAAGGAAGGTTCGAAAAAAGGGTCCTGTATCTACTGCTGATgtcaaaaaaaatcaaattaatggaTGAGGTTCTTGGCATCGAACCGATTCATTTCACGGACGAGGAGAGTGTTGATGAAGGGGACTGTCATGAACCAGATGCAGATTTGTTTCAGGCACCTTTATCTCCCAAATCTTCACTTCCCTCGATCCAAAGGCAAGAAGAAATCAGGTCTGACTTTGCCACTTTCATGGAGGCAAATGCTCAATGTAACAGTAACATCTCACAAGGTACATCCCCTATCCCTCCAATTCTGCGATCTGGTAATATTCAAAGAAATTTGGATAATTCTTTTAAGAACTTGGAAAAAGAGAAGGTGAAGATAACTGATGAGGATATTGAAGAGGAAGTTAATTTCTGGAACTCAGCAATTGTTTGTTATGTTCTTGGAGCTAACCCTCCTCTGTTTGTTATTGATGGATTGGCAAGAAGAGTGTGGAAAGATAGGATTGATAAGGTAGGAATGATTTCATACGGAGTATTTTTGATTCGATTTCACATCATTGAAGACAGGGATAATGTTCTAAATGGagggtatatttttttttttcaacaatctCCCTATAGTCATGAAACCGTGAAACTCAACAGggaattttaaaaaagaaaatctcAGTGTGATTCCAATCTGGGTGCAGCTGGAAAATCTGGAGTTCAAGTACTGGGGTGAGAGGTCATTATTCAAGATCATTGGGCAATTGGGAAAACCAATTATGGTAGACTCAATTACCAAAGAGTGAGGTAAATTAATGTATCCAATAGTGCCTATTGAAGTCTCAATACATCATGAATTACCTGACCTCATTGAGTTTGAAGATGAACATGGTTTCAATACTTCGGTTGGAGTTAAATATGAGTGGAAGCCAGTCCTTTGTGAGCACTGCAAGGGAATGGGGCATAAAACAAGTGAATGtaggaaaaaaaaacaaggGGGCAAGCAAGAGTGGGTGGTAAAGAAGAGGCCTGAGGAGGTACCAGGGACAAACAAGGTGCAGGCAGCTGACTCGGATGGCTTTCAACTTGTTCAAAAAGGTTGGAAACCAAAGGAGTTTAAACAACCTGCAATGACTGTAACAGATAATGCATATCATATCTTAGAGGAAACTGATATGGAGGCCACTAATGAGAACATGAATGAGATAGATGGCTCGGGGTTGAAGAAAATGGTTAATAGTAGAGGAGGGGGAGATCCTCCTCTATCCAATGGATAGAATCTTAGTGTGGAACGTCCGGGGAATCAACAACCAGCATAAGCAACACATGGTTCGACAatttattaataagaataaGGTTGGTTTGGTTGGTCTTCTCGAGACGAGAGTCAAGTCTCCTAGGTTAGGAGACTTGTACCTAAATGTCTTTCAAGGTTGGTGCTTCACTACAAACATATCATGGCACAAAAGGGGCAGAATTGTTATTGCGTGGAATCCAAGTAGCTATAATGTAAGTATTATAAAGTGTTCAAGTCAACTAATGCATGTGGGGGTTGAAACAATTGATGGAAACTATAAGTTTGTCTTAAGTGTTGTGTATGCTTATAATGACGAAGAGGGAAGGAAAGAACTGTGGAAAGAGCTAACTCAGGTTGCTCAAAATGATTCCTAGTTAGTCATGGGGGATTTTAATGATATTCTAGCCAAGGAAGAAAGAATAGGGAATAGAGTCAAATATCGTCCTTCCCAGGACTTTATTGACTGTGTTTCCAATTGCCTTCTGGAGGATGTCAAGTCTTGTGGCAACTTTTACACTTGGAGCAATAAGCAGCAAGGAGATGATagaattttttcgaaaattgatagGGCCATGGCCAATCAGAGTTGGATGGACATGTTTCCTAATGCTGATGTGAATTTTATGAACGAAGAGTTGATGGATCACACACCAGCTGTTATGTCTTTCTATGATATGGCTCCCAGTGGCAAGAAACCATTTCGATACTTCAAAATGTGGAACACTCATCCAGACTTTAATACAGCAGTAGCAGCCTCCTGGAATCAACAAACTACGGGGCACAAATTGTTCCAAGTGGTCACTAAACTCAAAAGATTGAAAGGGGTATTAAGGGAGTTGAACAGGCAAGCTTTCTCGGATATACAAAGGGCTAATGAGAAGGCTAAAGACCTGCTGTTGCCCTTAATTttgtccaaaatacgtggaccaacacGACTCCGACACGTGGATTTGAGGAGTAAGGTTTTGAGATAATTCGGCTAAGTCTTTTTAATCAAGAGGATCAGCAAGAAACATACCTCCCGGAGAAGGTATGAGAGATCCACGTACTCTTGGAGGGCAAAGCTATTGCAAGGCACCTCCGGGAGGTATCAAACCCCATCtgaacagtcatctcgcatttaatgccgcatgggacaAGGCGTATTGGAACTGCCATAAATATTGAAGTCTGACGGCGTAACCCCCCTTCTGCAGCTATTACGCTATGACTAATAagcctagtgacggctactttatgaggaatcacatcagtcaagaggGGATAATGGATTACATCCACCTAACCCCTAAAATACCTAGAGTATAGACCATGCATTTTCGATGCTACACTAGTTGGGAATGTGTGCCCCTACTGAAAAATACAGAAAGACATGTAGCTCGGTtttagggatcaccccacaaaaatactataaataccccccaaacacattaaggcaggggtcgagaattctgggtttcataagaacCAAAGAGAAAAAgctaccaagaacattctctgtaattaatactctcataaatactaaagactcgtggactaagactCATTAATGCCCTAACCATGTAAAAATCTCGTGCTTTAATCTTTCTACAactttcttatatattatttaattggttgccgaaaatctcggtcaacacctGCTAAATCAGATTCAAAATAGAGTGCAGCAGGACCTGTTAAATTAGAATTTGTTGCAGGAGGAATTAGCAGCCCGAAAAGATTATACTGCCtcattaaaaaattatcaatcTTATCTTCAACAAAAAGCTAAGGTGACTTGGCTCAAAAGTGGAGATGAAAACACAACTTTATTTCATGCAAGTATTAAAGCAAGGAGAAGACAAAATAGAGTGCTTTCAATACAGAACCAGGAGGGGGAAAGATTAACAGAAGAAATAAAGATATCAGAAGCTTTTTTGGCATATTAGAAAGGGCTATTGGGCAATACAATGCAAGGGAGAAGACCTGTTTTAACAAAATTGGTGCATTCGGGGGCTGTTGTATCTGATCAACATGCTAATTGGTTGTGCCAGGATTACTCGTGTGAAGAAATCAAGGCTGATGTTTTTGCAATACCAGGAATCAAAGCTCTAGGTCCGGACGGGTACTCAAgctaattttttcaggattctTGGGAGCTCATTCAAGAAGATTTATGTGCTGCAGTCCAGAATTTATTGCACTCGGGGTAGATATTGAAGGAGATCAACTCCACTGTGCTTACCCTCATTCCAAAAGTGAAATGCCCAAATACTGTAAGTGACTTCAGACCTATTGCTTGTTGCAATGTCATATACAAAGTTGCAACTAAATTGATCTGTTCCAGATTGAAACATGTTCTTCCTGAGTTAGTGGCACAGAATCAGGGGGGGTTAGTACAGGGAAAATTCATAGCGCACAATATTATGATTTGCCAAGATCTAATCAGGAATTATGGGAGAAGAAACACAAAGCCTAGTTGTATGATCAAGTTGGATCTACAAAAGGCATATGATACCATTGTGTGGGATTTCTTAGAGGAGATGTTGAGGGCTTTTAGGTTTCCTAATAAGTTCATAACTCTCATTATGAACTGTGTTAGGACTCCAAAGTTCTCTCTAATGTTCAATGGAACAATGCATGGATTTTTTTGAATCTAAAAGAGGATTAAGGCAGGGGGATCAACTCTCCCCTTTGCTATTTGTGCTTGGAATGGAGTATCTTTCAAGGATTATGACTAAGATTGGGCAGAAGCAGGAATTCAAGTTCCATGAAAGATGTGAAAGTTTACAACTCAACCACTTGAGCTTTGCAGATGATGTGCTCCTCTTTTGTCATGGTGACTTTAAGAGTGTGTTGTAACACCCTGACtctcagggacgccacgtgtgtgcttttataaccTTATTGTCATTAAtctattagtttaggaaaagtgtggtttaattaaaatctttaatttaatttaaaatagaaactttAACTTAATTCAAAATACTGTCGTAATATAGGGATCCcctgtttataaaataaaaatattcttttacaaTAGATTACATTTCCAAACATAGAAAGGAATTCGATCTTGCTTCCCAGAAGCCAAGACCCCAcggttgatatgtacattgctgggagacctttgactcatggccgaacacagcttctaacttccttacctgcatcacgaagcacccgtgagtcacaatgactcagcaagaaaagatACTAATTAGACATTATGGAAACTGCAGGCagatttcataataatataatatacataccgGTAGGTCTTACATATGTCAATctacatatacaaaaataacataacgCTTATGTAAGCAcacttaatacataataaagaatatttataaCTATTCATAATCAACCATCTCAGTGGTTCATAAAGTACTCTAATCACACATcattataaacactcactctCAGTACTTCATAAATCACTCTAATTCATATATTACAGTAACCACATAATTTCAGTGCTTTATAAAGCACTCAAACACATAATcttagtgcttcataaagcactcaatTCTTACATCCCTTCAACATGTATTTTTACCCCCTGTCAGTTACAGAGACTAATTTCATAAGTAATATAACGTTCATTCAATCATACCATAACACAATATATTTAGttacaactcatcacataataacacacttgatcgttccacaacttcataaccacataatttaggtacttcataaagtacccctaccactcgttaaccacgagctgtatatgtcactatcgttgtccgatacaacaaacgataagtaagaaacctatccacggtttcaggagtaattactcataacgataataaccgtttcttttactcgattataatcgagccacaacgataataatcatttcctattatttccctcgatcataatcgagtcacatccAGTACATATCGTTAACCTTGATTAGGATTAAGTCACAACAACGTATGACAAGATTTCGATCTTAATCGAAACTGTAACAATCATAACATTACTTTATACAgtatttaatacttttcttacctcagtccAGAAGTTTAGTGTGCATCCCTTCTAAATGGAATCAAAGCTTGGGAATCctgggtcctatgtcacgacaacaaAAACCAATAAATACATTAAACTAAAACTCCGAAAACTAACCCTAATTTCCATAACCGGACCAAACCTAACTTTCAGTAGCTCCAAAGTAAGCCAAACAATATAATACTCAAATAGCCTAAAATGGATACTGGGTACAACGCTGAGCCAACAATCAATTGCGaggaaaacccaaaaaatttccCCTGCTTGTaatcggtcgaccggttctggtacaccagaaccaaccggtcgaccggttctggcagaCTAGGAAATTTCGAGTTTCTTCCCCAAATTCGAACCAAAATCTCTCCAAACCTGTCCAACAACTCCAGTACAagtacacaatatatatatgacATTCACAAAGCATCAGATCACCTCAATTCATCAATTTGTCCAAGTCACCATGTTAGAACAAAGAAATTGAATTCTAACACTCAATTCCCAATTTCAGCACCACAACCATTAAAATCACTTAAACTAAACTCTAACAAATCATAATCCAAACCTAAAAACATTATCTAACCTTTGTTGACATTGCAGCCCCAAAATCCATAGAGTACCCtatccaaactcaaacccaaaccttagaaaaaaaatcaaggaAAAGGAAGAAAACTTACCTCAAGTGTAGACAACTCTAATCCTTGATCAAACCTTGCTAGAACACAGCTGAAGTAGCAAAGAAATCCCTAGTTCTTGCTGGGTTTTCTATGGCCacgagagggaaagagagaagaCACTATGTAACATAGTCTAGGTTATcctctttttatatatttttttattttgtagaaAATAAATATGTTTAAGGTAATATATATCTTACCCTAAGCAATAATCAGCCAAAAGCAATACTAAAATACAAAAACATCCCAAATTAAGAAATGACTAATCTACCCCTCCCTTAAAGCTTAAGTTATCACTTAacttaagggtattttggtcatttcAACTCAACATTCGTACTTCCTGATATTTTAACCTAGTCTGATATAATTCCAATTCAATTCATCTTTTATtgtcgtgacatttctgaccTTTCTGTCAAGTTCCACAGTTTCCTGgcccaaaatattttattcaaattatggtatctacgatacccacatattccaatacaatctccgtaattaataatttacgctttattattcattaattcATATTTCCCTAATCAACTCATGATTagtttaagtaggattataatcctactctaatacccacataatcacatatttaataaaatatggccaAATAATTATCAATACAATTCTCGGGATATTACATGTGTACTTCATGATGTAACGCTTAAAATTGTTTTCTCTCACATCGGGACTTCAACCGAACCCATCAAAGTCAGCTTTTTATTGTAGTGGTATGCAATAGACTGAAATTTAGAGGATAATCAATGGAACTGGATTTGGTAGGCAAGTTCTTCCTTTCAAGTACTTGGGAACTCCTATATGTACTAAGAAGATTTCAGGGAAAGAATGTATTCTACTTGCAGAAAAAATGGCAGCTAGAATTAAAACTTGGAGTACTAGAAACATCTCATTTGCAGGAAGAGCTGTACTCATCAACTCGGTCTTACTCTCTATACATACTTATTGGAGTCAAATCATGAAGCTCCCAAGGAAAGTAATTACTGAACTTGAATCAATATACCGAGCCTTTCTTTGGAAGGGTCAAAGTATGACGCAAGGTGCAGGACTTGTGGCATGGGAGAAGGTTTGTTCTCCAAAGAAGGAAGGgggtgttggcttcaggaaaataccagaatggaaTCAAGCTGCTTTATGCAAGTACGTGTGGGAATTAACAAATAAAGAAGATAATTTGTGGGTTCGATGGATACATAGTGTATATATTAAATAGGGAGATTGGTGGGAATATAAGTTCCCACAAAATGGCAGCTGGTATTGGAAATAGGTGGTGAATGCAAAGGACCAAATCAAGAGCATGATGGATATTCAACGGTTTGTTGGAACCCGATATACCATTGCTGAAGGGTATAAGTTGCTCTGCCCAGTTCAGCCGAAGATCACCCGGGATAGAGAGGTTTGGGGAAGGCTAAATGTTCCCAAACATTGCTATATTTTCTGGTTAGCAATGCACAATCGGTTGAGAACAAAAGCAAGGTTGAAAGCTCATAACATAGTGCAGGAAGATACTTGTGTCTTGTGCAATAACCACCAAGAAAACATTGagcatttatttttcatatgtTCGGTTTCTGCTCACTGTTTGCTGGAAGTAAAACAATGGTTGCAATGGGGCTCACAATGCAACTCAATGCAGCAGCTGGTGAGAGGGATAAGAAGAGCAAAGCTGTCAAGCTTCAGGAAGAATGTATTTTCGGCAACCATTGCTTCTTTGATTTATAACCTTTGGAAAGCAAGGAATGAACACATATGGGACATGAAGATAGTAAGCACAAACCAGATTATTCAGCACACAAAAGAGATTATAAGGACCCGTGTTTTGGTGCTTTTGCCGAAGGAAGTCAAGAAGAAAGATCAAGATTGATTTTCCAATTTATAAGATAGAGTAACCAGCATTGATGTAAATAATGATAGAACATATATGATTCATATAGGTCCTTATTTCTATGAGGATGCTATTTTGTTTGTACAAATGACATTTATGAGCAATACAATacttgattcatcaaaaaaaaaattgtgctaAGATTCGTGTCGTGCTTTATTCAGGCTGACCCGTTTTCTTATACGGGCTCAAATTCGTATTCTACTTTtctacattttatttttacaatgaGTTTTTTGCAGCTAAACTCTCTCAATTATCATTTCA includes:
- the LOC133030085 gene encoding uncharacterized protein LOC133030085 encodes the protein MGDFNDILAKEERIGNRVKYRPSQDFIDCVSNCLLEDVKSCGNFYTWSNKQQGDDRIFSKIDRAMANQSWMDMFPNADVNFMNEELMDHTPAVMSFYDMAPSGKKPFRYFKMWNTHPDFNTAVAASWNQQTTGHKLFQVVTKLKRLKGVLRELNRQAFSDIQRANEKAKDLLLPLILSKIRGPTRLRHVDLRSKVLR